ACCATGATCTTGTCGATACGCCTGGCCAACGGCAGTGTTTCAGCGGCGCGGATATCGACAAGGTGACGATTGCCCGTCTTTTGCACCTGGTACAACCGGAAACCACGCCCTTCGCCGATCTCACGCACGCGCACAGCGATGTGAAAGCGGTCGTTGAGATACTCGCGCATCTCCTGCGCCAGCGCCGCGGCTCGCGTCGATACCAGATCGACATCCTGCGTCATCCGCGGTTCAGCCACATAGGCATTGACGGCCTGCGCCCCAAAGATAACAACATCAACCCGGCCGCGCAGAAATTCAAGAACGGCGCTGTGGATCACGCTTAGCGGCAGCGACTCTTGCATT
This genomic interval from Caldilineales bacterium contains the following:
- a CDS encoding nucleotidyl transferase AbiEii/AbiGii toxin family protein, with protein sequence MLNADVLTFREFVMQESLPLSVIHSAVLEFLRGRVDVVIFGAQAVNAYVAEPRMTQDVDLVSTRAAALAQEMREYLNDRFHIAVRVREIGEGRGFRLYQVQKTGNRHLVDIRAAETLPLARRIDKIMVMAPAELIASKVIAYAARRGQPKSGTDWRDLAMLLLVFPDLKSESSLVADCLRAARAGPEVLAVWRNLVASEIRAANEDDEF